CGATAGATGTCATCCCGCAGATTGGGGAAATCCGGGTCGTGTTAAAGTGCAATTGGTAAAAGACGGCCGATTCATCAACCCCATTATCAAGAACCGTACCCAACTTTACAAACATATTTCAGATCAGATCTGTCAACAAAACCCTTCACTTGTTTTTGATCCTGCCGCTACTGCCTCCCGACGTCCGCAGCCTTTCTCCTCCGCCTCGACCGGCAAGCCAACAAAAAAGAGCAAGGCCAAGGCCAAACTACCTTCAAAAGCTCCTCGACCAATCGTCAAACTTCCTACTCGACCTCCGCTCCCACCTGTACCTGTCCCCAATCTTGACGATCGGCTGCCATTCAACTCACCTCTCATTCCGATGGGAGTCATCATTGCGGCGATCAAGCGAGAAAAGgccgaagaaaaagaaaagaagaaaattgGTGGTGGCGAGGGTGCTGGAGAGGCCAAGGTTcccaagatgaagaagattgtcgTTAGGGGCAAGAGATAAACTGGCGCATGTCAGTGCTGTTGGGGTTTTCATGAAGAGCATTGAATGCATTTGTATAACATCAAGGATACCTCATGTGCACTGGTGCTCGGTCTGTCTATCTATTAAAGTCCAACACAAGGCCGATCTCCGTGGCCATTCACTACCACAgcatcccttcttcaattaGGGAGAAACAAGTATAATTAATGTAACGATGCAAACCATGCTGCTCGGTTTTACCGCTGCTACTTCTGTTCTTACAGCTTACAGAAGACACTGAATGGGTAGATTTACACGTTGTGCATCTTGTCTCAGCATGACCGACTTCCACTTGCTCTGTCGAGTCATATATAATAAAAACAGACTGTTATTCCACCTTCCGCCCCCACCCCAGTAGGATTCGCCCAATAATAATACAGCAGTCATCCACTATTATGCATGAAAGAGTACTTGCATGGTTATTCACCCGCGGCAAGAGCAGTTTGCTCTGTAGATACACTTCTACCATGTTATTCGTTTAGAGATGTGCAATGTTCTTCTGCATCCCGCCCTTTTCTCTGTTCTTCCTATACGTACAAAAACGTTCGTATTTAAAGACTAAGAAATCGAACGTATAGCCTCAACCGAGTGAGGAAAAACAACGACTTGTTTCCTTCCATTTGAATTTGATGGAAGGGATAAATCAAAAGTAggtaaagaaaaaaaaagcaaaatgGAAATAACGTATCTAATTAACTTGCTATAAACAAACCCTTTACAATCTATCACCATCTACCCATACAACCCAAAACATTTTCCACTTTACTCGTcccgcttcctcttccctaaCGAGGCCAATGCAGCCTGAAGAGCATCCTGTCCTTGTGTGTCGTGGCCGGCACCGATGACACCAGCAAGAGCAGCCGCACCAGGGTTTGATCCGTTAAGAACGATGGCTTTGAGTAATCGGTTCTCGTTTTGGAGAGAGCTGTTTTCGGCAGTAAGAGAGGCGACCTGGGCTTCGAGTTCCTCTGCAAGATTTCTCCATTTAGCAACCAATATTTCCCAAAAAAAATTGTCACATACTGGCTCGTCGCTCAAGGGCTTGCTCGcgctccttcttcttggctcGGAAACGAGCAGATGCTTCGgtgtttcttcttcgcttgcTGTTGAACGATCAATATTAGTTGACTGACTCGGTAAAGTACAGAAAAGAATAACGTACTCCTCCTCAATGTCGTTAGGGTTTGCGCCCATCTGCTTTAACTTTTTGGCACCTGACGGCTTGTCATCGATAGGCGAGTCTTCGTAAGCACTGATGGTGCTCGCACTTGGTACGACATCCTGAGTAGTCACAGATGTTGAGGGCACAATGGTGTTCTGGTGTTGCGCATTAGAAGCCGGGTTGGTGTagggggaaggaagaggcatgAGATAGTTGCTTATTGTTTGAGCAGCGCTCTGTTGTTGAGCAGTGGTAGAAGAGTTGCCCATGTAGGCAGCAAGGAAAGACTCGAGGGTGGGCGTAGAATGCTTATCGTCTTTgctggatgatgagattggCGTAGCTATGGTGGTTGGGGTAGGGGCGGGCGCAGCAGGAGCAGACATCTGGTTTCGGGCAGCTTGTTGctgctttttctcttcatcgtgAGGGGATGGGACGCTGCCAAAGTTTCGAAAAAGCTCATCGGCGTGGAGGAATCCCCAaaaagcttcttcttgctcggGGTTCATACCGGACGAAGGGGGGCTGTTACCCGGAATGGTATTGAGAGCCTGAAGGTGTTCAGGAAGGTCGGGGAACATGGCTATTGGTGATTATGTCGCGACTGAAGCTGAGGGAACTGGTCAAAGGAATGACACTGAAGGGATGTAGATAAAGACGCGTGTATATAGGCTGTTGGAAGCCGCTGGTGCAAAGCAGGCGAAGACTTGTGGTTTATAGTGGGCTGCAAGAGAGATGCGATGGCACACTGACAAAGAAGGTCGGGGGAAGTGTGATTCTGATGGAGAGTTAAGCGGGTGGATGATGTGACTCGAACGTGCGCTTCGGCGAGAGAATCGAGGATTTAATTGTCTTTCTTGCGAGACGTTTTCTTGAGCAAAGCTCTTTTGTGAAAGTGGTGATGGCGAGGGGCAGAGATGTGAGGGGTGACTACGGAAAGGATGGGCCGATAACAGGAGCGCGTTGTCGATAACAaggtggagagatggatgtggaGATGAATAAAACAATTTGGAATTCGAGGGGGGGATGTTGGGAATACCTCCCCGGCGCTTTTTGGAATTGAGAAAAAGGGTCCAGCTTGGTTCACTTGCCGTTTTCGGTAATTGTTTGGCCGCTAACAGTGATCTGACATGTGCCACAACCTGTTATTGTGCGATATCGCCGCTCAATCGGCATCCCTTCCATGACGCATTGTTTGAAGGCCTTTTGAATGATGCGAGCCTAACAGTTACATACAACGCCAGCAGTGGGTTGGGTGCCTAGTAACTCTTGTAGCGAAAGAACATCATCAAGAAGGCACGTAGCGGAACTAAGTTGCGGACGTGCGTTAATCATCCACTAAATACTGTCGTCGTGTCGATCACTGCTGTTCAACGTTATGTAACGTTATGTATCATGCATCTTGAGACTGCCCATCTACTGCTATCATTATGCTTATATATACTGTCCAGCAGTCATTTAACACTAAAAATAAAGCAAGAAGCTCAGCAATCCCAGTTGCCAGTGAGCCAAAGGAGACAACGACatagaagagaaagagaagacaTGGCACTGGAGTAGTAAGTAGCAACAGCTCACTATCCTTGAACTATCTCCTTAGCTTTATGAAAGACGACgcaagaaagaggggaggagaagccTTCTTATCTTGCCTTGAAATGTTTACTTGCCGAATAATACTATTGTACTATATTTCATACTTATTCCTTTGGAAGTTCTTATCCGTTAAATAGCGTGATATATCTAGTCTATTCATCGGCGCCTTGGTCATCAGAGTGGGACCTAGCTTGGGTCTAATTTGAATCCATATGCAGACCCGATGCCAGACGAGGAAGTTATTACGCTGGCGAACCGTATGAATGTTCGGATCATCAAGTAGAAGGTTAATTTGTTTCTTGACGATGCGCTTGTCAAGGATAACATCTTGTAATGTGGATATGCTAAGTATAACTTTTAATCATTGTAGTACAAATAATGGTAGCAGGGTTCGTCGCTCGGGGGCTAATAATTAACTGTCCTCTGATGACGTTTAGTGCAGTACTGTCGCACCGAGCGAGAACGCAATAAGGGTCGTTTGGGGTTTCCGGAAACAGAGGCAAGCTGTGATGCTGTTCAATGAAAGTGGTCAATTGGATTCACGAGGAAACGGTTGTGAGGAGTGGTAGCAGCGCTAAACGAGGAAGGACATGTCGCTTTTCCCTTTAATAATAAGCAAATTCGAAATGACGCAACATGGACGACTAATAGACAGCCTAACAGTGGACCATGGATGGGAAATTCTCGATTATATCGGCGTTAAGAGGGAAGGCCCAAATGCCGACAGGATTTTATTGTTACCTCCACCTTATGTGGCGTCGGCGTTATACAAAATGCCGAAGTTGCGGTTTCGTGCGTCGCTCGCGGTTTCCCGAATGGCGAGGTTTACCTGAACGAAAGCTCTCCTTAACCTTCAAGTTATACTTCTCTTACCCCTATTTCTCTCACCTTAGGACTCGGACGAGATGGTGGTGAGTTGACTGCCAATAATGCTTGCAATACGAGGAGGGAAGCGAAGAATGAGGGAGCGGAGTTCGACAAACAATGGCGCAAAGAAAAATAGCAGGAGGAAAATACAAGCTGCGAGAGTTTTAGGAGGAAACTGGAggacggagaagaagctttggGCATTGGGAGAGAACAGGGTTGGCGATAGAAGCAGAGGCTGACTCAGTTTTAGCAATCTACCTTCAAGCGTTTTGTCGAGGTTGGCCGAGTTGTCCTCGTTAACGAGGGCCCTTCTGCTGGCAAGCTCGCCGTGATTGTTGAGATCATCGACCACAACAGGGTACGTAAATGGCTGTTGTCCAAGGTTATTACACGGCTGACATTTCATTCAGGCTCTCATTGACGGCCCCACCACCTCCGTTTCCCGTCAAGCTTTCCCCTACCGAAACCTCATCCTTACTCCTTACACCATTGCCTCTCTTCCCCGAGGTGTCGGTGCCGGTCCCCTCAAGAAGGCCATTGAGAAGGCCGGTGTTTTGGAGAAGTGGGAGCAGAGCGGATGGGCTAAGAAGTTGGCTGCCAGGCAGGTCAGGAAGGTGGGTGCTGGGTATGATTTTCCATGACAGGCGACTAATCAAGTTTTTTACAGAACGCTACCGACTTCGACCGATTCCAAATCCAACTCGCCAAGAGGGCTCGAAGGGACGTTGTCCGCAAGGCTTAcgtcaaggagaagaaggcttctGCTTAAACAGTAGAGCTGGATGAGGGAGGGTGTACGAGGGATGAAAACTACTTGTAGACGACGCTCAAGATAGCTATCTGCAGTGGTTTGGCATGATATTTCCGATCATTCTATTGGGATTTTTTGGTTGGTTGCCAGGATATCGGACTTGAAGGTTAAGGTGGAGAGTGTACTTGATCACCGGGtgaagcttcttctgagCACGATCGGCCCTTACTCATCGACAGTTAAAGTGTTTTCattgctcctcttcccgtTAGTGACCAGGACATCCCGGTTACCGCCTCAATCGCCCTACATACGACTGTGGACATCGACTTTCGGCGTGGTGGCGGTCTTAATAAAACGAAAATGGTAATGCTGATTCGCGTAGGAAGCATCATTCATGTTTGATATCTGGACGTGTAACAATCTTTCCAGCTGATTACCAATGTTTGGCAGTCCTGCCAATGTACCCATGTCACTGTCTATTACAAGTTGATACGGTCCTATGTTCACCGCCGATTGGCAAGTCCAAAATTTCAAAAACTAGTTCTCTCTATTAATCATGAGCCGCAAATTGGACTGAAGACGATCTGCTCCATGCTACTGTAGTGAAATGAACGGATCCATTCGCGAACTACGATGTTCACTCCTATCACTATCACAATTTATCTTTTGATTTTTTATCCCATAGCAGTTCATCCACATCAAGTCATTATAGCTCTCGGACATAGGAAATACAGCTTATCCTATGCAGTACGAAGTGCACTACCTTGGTCACATATTGGTTGCGGCCAAAAATACATGAATAGTTACGATGTTATTTTCCTAAATCTGCTTTTACGTA
The window above is part of the Cryptococcus tetragattii IND107 chromosome 10, whole genome shotgun sequence genome. Proteins encoded here:
- a CDS encoding 60S ribosomal protein eL14 is translated as MVQSTFKRFVEVGRVVLVNEGPSAGKLAVIVEIIDHNRALIDGPTTSVSRQAFPYRNLILTPYTIASLPRGVGAGPLKKAIEKAGVLEKWEQSGWAKKLAARQVRKNATDFDRFQIQLAKRARRDVVRKAYVKEKKASA